The Miscanthus floridulus cultivar M001 chromosome 6, ASM1932011v1, whole genome shotgun sequence genomic interval CGGGACGGCGTGATGAAGAGCTCGGGGAAGGAGTTGCCAGAGGTTGAAGACAAGGACAGTTTAGACATTTCCCCCACATTCTCTCTCTCCAAAACTGAAAAATGTATAAAATAATCGATACGGTGTCTTTGGACAAAGAACCAGAAATTTGTAATGTCTGCCAGCAAATTTTGACATTGATGGTGTCCAACAGCATATTAGACGTTTgtgcaatgtccgtgagcaaaattcCCCATCAATCAAATactagttatttactttttttagctctggtcaccccttaggagtaggagtagagtagatctcggagagttcttcagcaagtatggctacatcgatccggtcaacctccactgcttgtctataagtaccgtcatggcttatacctctgttcgtacggctgcattgatccggtcgacctctactatgactctggtataagttagttatcgactcttgtctagttcaagtaaggctacatcgatctggtcgacctccactgctcgaactagattaaggtcaagttatcggctctatctaagggtggcatccctTTGAATAGaatcattaagttaccgatattgcttgttgcttccattatttacttaattacaacaatatcacttcgcccgattgggattgatcgagatcggccttatatctttgttaacccatcgtttgttaatctaaactgatctaatctatactttaaacgatgagttatgtttcatCGACTAttttacgtcaatcttgatcgtgcatagagtgcggttaaggcatgtttgatcttgagtagatctattagttggcaaaaactgttccatggcttgttatcacggcctatgtgattctgcctcacaccccactgttagcaccgtagagtgggattgttatttggtagatctattcctgagatggcatgaccttaactgtgtgttatgcctgaattggttgttttagctgatatctaatgctttcatgaacaattcgcatcacgagatcattgaagtagcgataagttgaaagatgtgttagccccatgatcctattattatattatggcctgcatgattatgcctcatgccccactgatattagtaataagttagggttgttgagtctattattgtttctacgacctacatgattctgcctcatgccccactggttatagtgatagatgagatctaatatgttcattagatttatctctattaaatagtTAACTGATggtgaactgtttcttttataaagtagTTCAGTTACTTGCAgccattggcttagcatgaactaattattgttaatatcttattgccattgactaatatttatttaaacaatgatattcatcctagagtgataaccgattcttcttacacaaccccatgagctttaaccaatttattcttatgaatatgctagaatcgactatttagttgatctcctttcatattggctctcagagccgcacattcgggactgtctagcaacactggcatgttccgcccttaattattgataaactttctctccttgtcaatcgTAGGGTCAAATTGAGTGGCAcagtctcgggaggagtgcgcaggatcgaccacccctacgctgaaggtaggtggatctccagctccatcgagcagaccttttggcttgctcatgtgtcctTGGCACAAGACAAAATTTTGTGGCAATAGAcccatgtagtcgacacacattctccatttcccactctttttttatACCAtaataggattggctaaccactcagggtggtatacttccttgatgaaccctgccgccaaaagctttgcaatctcctcgccgatggccctgcgcttctcttcATCGAAACGACACAGGTGCTGCTTCATCGGCATGGAGCCTGACCTGATCTTCATGGTATGCTCGGTGATTTCTCTCAGAATACCTGGCATATCTGAgagtttccacacaaagatgtctctattggcgcgaAGAAAATCGATGAGCGCGCTTTTCTATTcgaaggaaagcgtggtgccaatgcacaccactttgcccttggttccactggggtctatgaggacctccttggcaccctctatAGTCTCAAAAGATCTGGCTAACCActtggggtcaggtgcttcttcagtgacctccttcctgatggtcgTAAGCTCCTTGGAGGTGACGATTGTCGTAGCATgttcacagcactcgacctcgcactcgtaggcgcgctgTAAGGAGGTGTCGATGATGATGACCCCAcatggtcctggcatctttagctttagataggagtagttggggacggccatgaacttcgcatagcatggatgtcccaagatggcgtggtaggttccatggaacccgaccacctcgaaggtaagggtctttgtcctataattggtcggatccccaaaggtgataggtagattgatctacccaagtggcacggcctactttctaggcacgatgctgtggaaaggcgctccggtcagttgaatgcatgatcggtcgatgcccatggcagtCGAGCATttcggcatacatgatgttgaggttgttgcctccatccatcagtaccttagtGAGTCACTTTGTGCCGATGATCGAGTCAACCATGAGTGGATATCTCCCTGGTTGTGGGACGCTCTCTGGgtggttggtccgatcaaaggttatggcagactctaaCCATCAGAGGAAGGTAGGCGTGGCCAGCGCGGCCTGTATAGACCTCACGGTGCATGAGTTCTAGCgatgcttggagtcgtaggccactgaccctccgaagatcatgaggcagccatctagcatcggaaagccaccgtccttcccctcgaCATCGTCCACAGACAGCCTagggtccttcctatgctccctttgttggagcctccagataagaactgcttcatgagaccatagtccttgtatagatgcttcatggggaaagcatggttcggacaTGGTCCTTCAAGCAGCATCTCAAAGTGGTCTAGGGTGCCCTCGATGGGCTTCTGACCCCCCCCCTTGCAATCGAcgatggccacgagcgagccctcacaccgctacttgttcttcttcttgctagggatggttggaggcaccttcgttgGTATCCTTatcccactttgccttgcccttaagatggtcgaagatcgctccgatcacctcctcacccgaggcatggctagtggtgatgtcgaggagctccttggtggttcacgggcccttacgtcctagcttgtgaaccagggactcgcaggtggtcccagataggaaggctcctatgatgtcggcgtcggcgacgttaggtagctcgttgcattgctgggagaagcgccagatgtacccatgaagagtttctTCGGCCTTCTATCTATAGTTTTTGAGatccatgggttcctaggatgcgcgtatgtgccctagaagtttgtcatgaagatctcttttaggttcgctgaactttggattctgttgggcggaaggtgttccaaccacgttcacgtcgaatcggccaggaacaatggaaggttgcgaataatgaaatcatcattatccactccatcggcttggcaagcaagccgataatccttgagccgcagtctagggttcatttccccagagtattttgggatgttggtcggcggtcgatACCACGGTGgaaaggcggcgttgaggatgtgtcggccaaaggcccaagGTCCCAACAAGtcagggcttgggcttcggtcctcgtcgcTATTGTAGCGTtcaccatgatgagggtggtagccatggttgGCCCCTCCCTTGCGTCTCCATAGGCACGCctatgggcatcgagggtgttgcgcATGTCAAGGTTGTGGCAAAGATGCTCATGCACCGGAAGCCCTCGGAGCAAGGCTACCgtagcagtgatgttctggctcacccaggtgaagtgtgggagggcttcattatCCTCCATGATCCTCCAATTCACATTGCGGGCCACGATGCGCACACGCCtgccgtctccatggcgctcgatctcttgctcgagctccacgtgttcctgcttgagctagagtcatgcttcctcaagctcttggtgctaggccttcagctgctccatccgtaggcgaggtggggccctacatccctctcgacctcatcatcgaggtcgttcattggggtagcctctcccttgtggatgctttcgatgtgtccctcaaGGGTACCTACCACGAAACATTCacgagaagggtgatggctcccccggCTAGAGTTAGAGTCGGAGGGCGACCCTGATTCTCCTACGAGGAGGTTGTGGAAAGATTCTgtgacatatttggtcatccccatgaacttatcgttcatgggggatggaggCGTGCGTTGCGTCAtagggtggccaacggtctctgcagTGTTGCAGAGACCAAACGGGAGCGCTGTTAGGGTGCTTTGGATGAGGCATtctggggagagcggctctcctctggcGAGCTATGTCATGACATTAGCGAATGAGAAGATGAGGTGGCGTAAGTCCTCttgggacggtcggggtcctaggaaggcgccgagctagcgctctagcctctcataatcgaagccgaggagctggtcactcCTAGGGGTACGGGCCTCCGGTGCAggcagctatagctcctcaagcgcctcagcgATCGCGTTGAGGCCGGTGAAGTAGAGAGGTTGGATGGCTGCGGGAGCCTACACCAACCCTCCCtccatcgtgacgatgaagtctaggttttcaaagcgcacgtgcgcgtctaggacccagctgatgccgTGAATAGCCATTCGAGGTCTGGTGTTTTGAGTTACTACCGATtattaaatttgtattattgcacgtctggctcggatAGTGTGCTTAGAGGatacgagatttatactggttcgggcagaaagtccctacgtctagttcatcgctactgcttgtgttactagcaccgaaagtttgtagtaggggttataaataggCCAGAGAGGGATAGATCCCAaatctctggtgaaaggagtgaacgggtgctgagagcttggtcgctactcagctgtgtgcttgtgtgtatCTAGATCGGATCTCAATGGGTCAATCAGGTCTATCCAGCTTGAATCcccttcatgggatgccctgctttcccttttataggccaagggaaagtatgggttatagcagaggaaaagaagaagaacgagaTAGAGGAAGGCCTCTAGGatcatcgggtccttcttctccttcatgcgggtcccatcgaccctgtagatgtcaatagggatggctccacatcatgGTCCTATCAGTCACGAgtgccatgcgcaggcatcatcCGCCAGTCATGGTGCTCCACTCTGTTTTAGCggacatcatggtgaactgacacgcctaACAGTgtttgtacgagggttaggcagaatagcaccggtaTGCCCGatgctattcttgatgtgaatcctcaggtatggcctgtcGTGGCCGCGGTTACATTAGGGCATgtcggtctcttccttggtgttagagttttgacctaggcccatacgcttagacttggagtggttggcggtggtatgggtctccgtcaggcgagacggagcccgcacccaaggggtctagCGAGCTAGAGTCTGCGGtcttagggttgggcgaggcagagcccgcccctagaggtcgggcgaggtggagatcgtggcctcagggttgggcgaggcgaagcccgccctcggaggtcgggcgagatggagatcaTGCCCCCGGGGTCGGCGAGGCGGAGAAagcggcctcagggtcgggcaaggcagagcccgcccccaaaggtcgagcgagacagagatcgcggcctcggggtcgagtGAGGTAGAGCCCGCCcccggaggtcgggcgaggcagagatcgcagcctcgaggtcgagcgaggcggagcccatccctggaggtcgggtgaggcggagcccgcgcacctaagggtcggttggagctgtaggcgcactcttgactgctcggttgaatcaatgttgatgatcattagctcctcctcttcgggtaccctagtattggtccccgacacctaCTATGGATTCACACATCCTAGCCATGGATTTGCCGCCTGCGTTGTTCGTACACGCCTGCCCCACTAGCCGGAGTCATGCTGCCGCGACCCACGAAGAGAGATCAAAATCAAGCGACAGTGGACAAGATCAACATGTCTCGCCACCTCATGACCATGAGCAGAGAGGTGTCTACCCACCACACCGCGTCTCCCATGTCTCCCCCATGAGGCCAGGCCGTAGCAGAAAGCGTCGCATGGGTAATGTTCTTACAATAGTGGTGGCATGGTGGAGACATGTCTGGTGGTGGAGCGCGCTTGGAGCCTGCCTCTACCTTGACACTTCAATAATAACTAAACTCTTATTAGTTTTAATTAGATGAATTATAATTTTTTATGGTTCCTCAAAGTAAGTCATAAAACTCGGTATTTATCTATACTAGCACAAGTAAATATGTTTGGGCTTAATAAGATGGATTACAGATTTTTATGGCCCTCATAGTAAGTCACGCAGACCTCGATATTTAACTATACCAACACTTAGATAGTATGAAAATGAAGGTTATGATATATTTTGAGTAAATATTAGTGTTTTATTATCATTTGCTCTCTCTCTCATACTTTTATGAGTTAGAGTAGTGTGTTTAAGGTGAGGAGTTCGATCACAAGGCAAATTGAAATGCATGACCCGACCATTGGACAAAACTTCAAGCATCCTTTACCGTATGAATTCGAGTACAGTGTGTCCGAATGTGTTATAGAGTTTGATTCCAAGATGAATGAGAACATATGATGTGATTGTCGAACAAATCTTCTGAACTTCATGTCGTCCAAGTGACTGGACTATAAACTATACTTCCCGTAGCAACACATGGGTATTTTTGCTAGTTAAAAATAAATAAGGGGTATATGCTTTGTCATGCAAGTGACCAAACGATCCTATATATTCCTTTGGTTTGGATTCACAAGTTGGAATAATAACAGTAAGCGTTTATATATAAAGGGAGTTGCTACAATTCAGGTGTCTAAATTTTAGCTTTCTTTGAAGCGACGGTTATTGCATATATCTTATGTTAAAATTGTAGCGTTAGTTCGTTGTAATTTCTATAGGCATAGTCTGTAATTTTCACATCCGAGAATAAAAAAAACTATTAGACAAACCTACAAACCTGATAGAATCTAATATATATCGGCACAAAgacaattaataatttataattttttttctagcGTTAAACAAAGACAAAAGGCTAATATATTATAACACAAAGATAAATAACAAATCATAAACAAATCACAAGAGGACAAATATAGGTTGTGCCACATGCGACCCAGCCAACACGTCGCCTGATGTAAGTTTAATTTCCAGACACCTGATGTTTCGGAAAAGTGATATATAAAAGAGGCAGAATAATAGTAATAATCAAATAAATTGGCTAAAAAGATTCAAAGAGAGCGCAGGGAAGATAATCACCATGGTCGCTTGGCTTACCGGCTGTACTTTTTTAAtcaatgaatagtatttttttctcataacaaatcagctcgTAGTTTCAGCCATGGCAGCAAAGTGAACAGAGCAGATGCTGTGACCTCGTGCCGTGGACGAGACCAGATGCGCTCCATTCGGCAATAAACTAGGGCCACGTTTAGTTGGCCGAGCCGAATTTACTGTAGTGCTGATGTAGCATTTCGTTTATATTTagtaataattgtctaatcattgactaattaggctcaaaacgtttgtctcgcaaagtagaatcaaactatgcaattagttttttatttcgtctacatttagtacttcatgcatgtaccgcaagtttgatgtgacggagaatcttctttttgcatagtgccaaattcaggaGTTTGGGGAACTAAGCATGgcctagcccttgtttagttgcccGATTTTGGACAACCAAAATCACTGTACCAGTACTGTAGCACATTGtagcgtttcgtttgtatttatgaattattatccaatcgttgactaattaggctcaaaacgttcgtctcgcaaagtacgaccaaactgtgcaattagtttttgatttcgtcaacatttagtactccatgcatgtaccgtaagtttaatgtgacggaaaatcttctttttgcatagtgctaaAGTTTGAATTTTGGTGGGAACTAAACGCCCCCTAAGCTATGTACCATACGTATGGTGTGGGTGTTTGATGTGATGCATTTATACAAATGCAACGATACAAGACGACAACTACGAACGGGAGAAGAAGAACCCAAGCCGCAGCCCCGGTCGCGGAACCTGTCCGCCGCCGGCGGCCCCGGTCGCGGAAcctgtccgccgccgccgccggcagcggTAAACAAAAGCCACGgccgaggccttgtttagattgtaagagGTAAattttggcactgtagcactttcgtttgtatttgacaattattgctcaatcatagactaactaggcttaaaagattcgtctcgtaatttaccatcaaactgtgtaattaattattttttatctatatttattaCTGCATGTATGTGTCATTAGATTCGATGTAATGGAGAGAGAGCGAAAAAAAATTGGAACTTTGAAGCAATCTAAACACGCCCGAGCCGAAGATTATTAACAGCATCGCCGTCATGGTGCCTGCACTGCACAGCGATCCGTCGCCGACCGAACTCTACCCACCCACCTGAATTGGCCGCGAGGCGAGACCGACCGGTCGGGTTGCCGTGGGCCACAGGACCCCTACGTGTCCCGCCGCCCTCTGCCGCGGGCCTCCCCGTCCCCGCTGTCGCCGCCCCGAGGCCGGGCGGCCATCCACGTCGCTCGCCTTGCGCGCTCGATGGGCTGGGCTCGCCGATTAACCAGCCGGCGATTACGTGCGCGCGGATGGAGACCGGAGAGGGAGCTTCCAGTCGGAGTAGTGCGCCCTGATTCGGAAGGTAACTTGCTCAtttgatgacgacgacgacgagctgAGTGCACTGGCTCGCTGTCGACTTGCCGTCCTGGCCATGCGCGCCGGCCGCTTGGTGATGATGCTCCACGATGGACGATGCGTCCTAATCTCTCCATTTCCTCGTTTACATACCCCTAAATGATCCAGACTGTAATCTTTAGTTGGAATCAAAACGAGAAAAATTCAAATGAACAGACCTGGTGGTTCGTGCCGTATCCTTATGGAAGGCTGGCTGATGCTGATCCGATCGAACTGCGCTGCCAGCTGGGGGTGCCACGTGGGCGCAACAGTTACCGTGTCCAGGGACTGCCCACCCCACCCCGAAACAACGCATTCATGCACGAGCAGTACTACTAcacaggccctgtttggatccataggTTAGAGCTAGTTTGGGTTAGTTGGAGCTCAACTAGCACTAAAGTAGTCAAACAGGagggctagagtgggttatttggaactagcccaccctaaaaaactatccccccaaagaggtgattatttgggctagttggggctatttgaggtgtggtccactgttttctctctactttcacccgcaccaatgatttgaaaagcacatttattatcattttaacccttgtatccaaacatctcttaggctagagttagttcagggctagtcctgagctagaaactaactctaacctctagctgtgctagagtatccaaacagggccacAGTAACAATAGCCAaacgaaaaaaaaaaaagacacccAACGGGAACGTAACGGCTGTTAGAAAAAACGGAGCTAACGcccatcgccgtcgccgtcagTTACTTCCCGTCCCCGTGCCCCTGTCCTGTCCTGACGGCAATAAGAAGAGGAGCCGCGCTGTTGCCCCCACCTCCCTCCCCGTCTCTCTCCCTCGCCCGCTCAAACACGCACACGGAGAGAGAGAGGCGCGGCAAGGACCGACCGACGCACCACGTCCTCACGCCCGCGACCGCGACCGACGGAGATGGAGTCGCCGGAGGCGTGCTCGTCCGGGGAGTCGTCCCCCGtctcgccggcggcggcagcggcggcggcggagcgccCGTCCGAGGCGGCGGCGCTGCGGGCGCTCGTCGACCGGGTGCGCGCCGGGGAGGTGGACGCCGCCCGCGAGGTGCGCCGCCTCACCCGGGCCTCCGCGAGGCACCGCCGcaagctcgccgccgccgtcgacccgCTCGTCGCCATGCTCCGCTCCGCCGCGCCCGAGGCTGGGGAGGCCGCGCTCCTCGCGCTGCTCAACCTCGCCGTCAAGGACGAGAGGTGCGTGGTCGGGGGAGCCCGCTTAGCAAACCCTTTCCTCGACTTTGCCTTCTCTTCTGCGTGATTCTGAatttttttgtgagagaaaaaggTAGAAAATCTACACGGCCTCCTGCGATAAGTTCGATAAGGCCTTGCTGCTTTCGGCGTGAATCGCTTTATTGATTTTTTTCGAAAGTATGATACGTTTTACACCAAATTCGGTAAATACCTCATCGATTGCTTCGTTTTTCTGGCATATACATGCCCGCTGAATCATGATTAAAGTTGCAGTCTCTGTCGTCTCTTCGCAGCATCGACCAATTTACAATTTTATAAAATCCGCACCTAAGGAACTGATTTTGCTATATCCCTCTTGTTTTTTTTAGTGGTGGCGTCTTATTAACGTGatgactttttttttgtttataccATTAAAAAAAGAATCGATTGAAAAATCTATGTTCAATCCTAGGATCGTCAGCCTATCTGTTTAGTTTTACCATGATGCAAACTGAAGACAGCTCCTTCATTTTTGTTAGGAACCTAGTGAGTAAGGACATATTCGCAATCATATTCTGAGAAACCTGCTTGATAGGATAACAACGCATCCAATTTCGAACCGGTGTCATCATCACCTAGCAGTAAGGTACCCTGTTGCTTTTTTAGACGCTCAGCGATCGCAGAGTATTTGCTGGTAGCACAGAGATTTTATTCCGATGACCCATCAACCAATCTGGGGTTTCCTGGTCTGTGGTGTGGTACAAATTTCTTGGAAAATGGCAACACGAAAAAAAGGCTAAGAAAACGGCCGGTTTAGACGTCACAAGAGGCAGTTGGTCTCATTTTGAAGCTGACCGAAGGCTGCCAACCACACTTTCCCTGGTTGGCTGCTTCTGAGAAAAATCTAACACCAGGGAATTGGAAACGAGCATTTTGTTTTGTAGAGTTTCCTGGCCTGCCTAATATTTCTGCCCACTTTTCAACCGCCGGCTGCCGCCAAGATACAGTTAGCCAGTACTTCCTTTGGAAATTTTGTGCCCATGCCGTGACCTAATTGTCTCGGTACATATCCAACCATGTTGACCTCACGTTCCTCCAGGACTCGTACCAACTTGTCAAAGGTGCAGGTATGGTGATATGTACCAGAATTTTGGCCTTTATCTGCCCCCTTCCCCTTTGCTCTACTAGTAGAACCAAAACACGGATAGGGCAATGGTAAATCGAGCACCTGTTGTGTTCAGGCAATCCTTTTGTCAAGACTGATGGCTTCTGTTCAGTTCTTGTAGTGGAATCAAACTGTTCCAATAGTTGGGACTTGGGAGTGCCAAATTCTTGTCCTAATAGCCCGTAAATGGAAGTATGGAACATTGTTTTTAGCTGTTATACTGCTTTCTGGCCTAGCGCAGATAGGATAAGGTATGGGAatgggagcgacatttagggccTGAAGTTCCTCTCCTCTTGACATGTATGGGCAATTATATAATTCAGTTGCCCATATCTCACATTTATGGTACTTGTTTCAGATCTTGAAACTAGACATAaaaaagtactccctccattccaaattataagtcattccaagaatcttggagagtcaaagcatttcaagtctgaccaaaattatagagagaaataCTAAGATTTGTAACATCAAATAggcatactatgaaaatataattaaggaagaatctaatgatacttagttggcatcataaatgttattatcttatcatataaatttggtcaaacttgagatgctttgactctccaagattcttggaatgacttataatttgggatgaagAGAGTAACATCTAATTCAGTAAAATGTATTGCCACGGTGGCATTGTGTGaagggagtaacatctaattcagTAAAATGTATTGCCACGGTGGCATTGTGTGCATCTTGGTCTAAGTTCATACTTGGATGCCATTAGGGAACTATGTCGTTGTGGAGTTGTGACTGGAAAGCCTTAAATTTATGTACAATATACAATAGCTGCGCTGACCTATATGAAATGTGATGAGTGGTGTAACTTTTTCATGAATATTTGGCTTGTTGTGGACTATTTGTGATGCAAATGGTTCCTAACTTATGTTTGTTCCATCTATGCAGAAATAAAACCAAGATAGTGGATGCCGGTGCACTTGAGCCCCTGCTTGGTTATTTGCAATCAAGTGATCTAAATCTGCAGGAGTATGCGACTGCTGCTCTCCTTACACTTTCAGCCTCATCCACCAATAAGCCTATCATAAGTGCTTCAGGAGCAATTCCTCTACTCGTGAAAGTCCTCAAAGAAGGGAATCCTCAAGCCAAGAATGATGCTGTGATGGCTCTCTACAACCTCTCCACAATCACTGACAACCTTCAAGCCATCCTTTCTGTTCAGCCAATTCCTCCTTTAATAGGGCTACTGAAGGGTGGCAAGAGGTCCTCCAAAACAGCCGACAAATGCTGTGCACTTCTCGAGTCATTGCTTGCGTTTGATCAATGTCGGGTGGCCTTGACATCTGAGGAAGGCGGAGTGCTTGCCATCGTAGAGGTGCTTGAGGAAGGCTCCCTACAGGGCAGAGAGCATGCTGTGGGAGCGCTCCTGACAATGTGCGAGAGTGACCGCAGCAAGTACAGAGACCTCATTCTGAATGAAGGGGCGATTCCTGGTCTTCTTGAGCTTACAGTCCATGGCACACCCAAGTCTCGAATGAAGGCTCATGTTCTTCTTGACCTGTTGCGCAACTCACCGTACTCAAGATCAAAGCTGCAGGCAGACACGCTCGAGAACCTCGTGACCAACATCGCTTCCCAAATAGACGGCGAAGACCGTGGCGGCAAAGCGAAGAAGATGCTTGCTGAGATGGTGAAGGTCAGCATGGAGCAGAGCCTGAGGCATCTGCAGCGTCGGGCTTCCTTCGCTTGAAACTGCCTCAGGTGACGGATACCCCCTTATTTTGCAATGGAAAATAGAAGATAGCTCAAAATAATGAGATTCCTGGTGATGCCGGTCCAGGCCTTGACAAGAACCGAGTGACCGGTCTAAACCCTCGTATACTTAAGCTCTTGACGTAGAACTCCATTTCCCCCCTTCCGCTCGCGAATCTTGTGTCTCGTTACGAAGAAAAGAGGTCTGATTATTCTTGTCGTTGTAAGTTTTCCCTTCCCAAGGTTTTGTGCATGTATCAAAAGAAAAGAAGCaaaaagagagaagagagaattgTATATAAAGCAAAGGATCCCATTCCTCATGTCTGAAAAAGTCCCTCTGTTGGTTTCAGACTACACCTTTTTCTGTTTACTGATTGCATTTCCTTTTTGTGTGACAAGCAAATCAATAGCCTTGTTGTTTCGGGTCCGATCTGTTCCTGACTGTGATCCCTCTCATTCCTGACTGGACACGCTGCTTGTCATGGTGGTTCACCGTTTTTCTCAGACTCTCTCTGTTGTGGCTGTGCTTTGCTTCCTGTGTAAACAATTCTGAAAGTCGGGAGCCGTGTCTCGTGCTCCATGCGCGAATCATTTGGAATTGACCGGGTTAACCTTTGTTTCATGCTTTTAGCTCCCTGGCTGAACAAAATTCTGGAACTTCATATATAGTATGGTGGCTAGGCAAAT includes:
- the LOC136461903 gene encoding U-box domain-containing protein 4-like; translation: MESPEACSSGESSPVSPAAAAAAAERPSEAAALRALVDRVRAGEVDAAREVRRLTRASARHRRKLAAAVDPLVAMLRSAAPEAGEAALLALLNLAVKDERNKTKIVDAGALEPLLGYLQSSDLNLQEYATAALLTLSASSTNKPIISASGAIPLLVKVLKEGNPQAKNDAVMALYNLSTITDNLQAILSVQPIPPLIGLLKGGKRSSKTADKCCALLESLLAFDQCRVALTSEEGGVLAIVEVLEEGSLQGREHAVGALLTMCESDRSKYRDLILNEGAIPGLLELTVHGTPKSRMKAHVLLDLLRNSPYSRSKLQADTLENLVTNIASQIDGEDRGGKAKKMLAEMVKVSMEQSLRHLQRRASFA